Below is a window of Rhizobium sp. NXC14 DNA.
CGTCCGCGAACTTGGCGACGTTGGCGGCAAGGAAACCGGCGTCGATGATCACAAGCGGCAGCACCACCGCTGTGGCGATGATAGTTTTCCAGTTCCAGATGCGCCGCATGACGACATAGAGCAGCACCGATGTGATCAGCATCTCACCGGTGACCGCTATGCCATAAGCCGCGGAGAGGCCGCTCGAATTGCGGAACTGGAGCACCAGTGCGACCACGAAGATGAAGAGGAGCGAGTTGACCTGCGGCATGAAAATCTGCCCGGACTGGGTTTCCGAAGTGTGGAGGATCTGGAGGCGCGGGAGCAGGTTCAGGTGCATCGCCTGGCGCACGAGGGAATACGCGCCTGATATCACCGCCTGGCTGGCGATAACGGTTGCGGCGGTCGCAAGGCAGACGATCGGAATCTTCGCCCAGTCGGGATGCATCCCGAAGAAAGGATGGGCTGCCATCTCGGGGTTTGCCAGCACGAAGGCGCCTTGCCCAAAGTAGTTGAGCAACAGGCACGGAAAGACAAGCACGAACCAGGCGGTGACGATCGGCCGCCGACCGAAGTGGCCGAGGTCGACGTACAGCGCCTCTGCTCCCGTGACGGCAAGAAACACGGCGCCGAGGACGGTGATTGTGGTGCCGACGTTGGAAGCGGCGTAGCGAAGCGCATGGAGAGGATTGACGGCCCAGAGAACATCCGGATAGTCGACGATGTGAGCGGTCCCGCTGACGCCCAGCACCACGAACCACAGCGCCATGACGGGACCGAATACGGAAGCGACTCCGCCCGTTCCAAGCCGCTGGACGAAGAAGAGAACCGCGATGATTGCCAAGGTGATTGGGACGATCCAGGCGGAAAGTGCAGGCGCGACCACCTGGATGCCCTCGACAGCAGACAATACCGATATGGCCGGAGTGATAATGGCGTCGCCGAGGAAGAGCGAGGCACCTGCGACGCCAAGAACAAGAACCCAGGCAGGCCGACTTGACAGGCTTTCCCTCGCGAGCGTCATCAGGGAAAGCGTCCCGCCTTCGCCGCGGTTGTCCGCCTTCAGGACGAAGGAGACGTACTTGACAGTCACGACGATCGCCAGCGCCCAGACGATGAGGGAAAGGATACCGAGGACGTTTTCTCTATGCGATCCGCTCCCCATCGTCGCATGCAGCGCCTCCCTGAAAGCATAAAGCGGACTGGTGCCTATGTCTCCATAGACGACCCCGAGAGCGGCGAGCACCAGGCTAGGAAGGCGGCTACTGGTTTCATGTTCGATCTCGGGATCTTGTGATCTGAGTTGGGGATAGGTCAAAGGGCCTCGCGTTGTATCTGCCGCGCTCGATCCGCCGCTGACGGAGTAGTTCGAAAATGCGAGGCGGTCACCACGATGTCAAACAAGTTTGTACCATCGGATTGTGATCCAGAGGAGCCAATCCTGCCCGATTGAATCCGCTCCTCTGAAAACCGTCTCACATGAGGCCGACATCCTGCTCAAAGCCGCCACGACCTGTTCGTGATCGTATGGCTTCGGAAAGAACACGGTTCTCAATGTCGCTGTCATCGAGGCGGAAATGTCCAGCGGTGATGATGATCTCGATCGGCGGCCATCGGTCGCGGATCGCGGCTGCGAGCTTCAACCCGTTCATGGATCTCGGCAAGTCGGCGTCGGTGAACACGATCGTAATGTCCCGCCGCGCTTCCAGGATCGCGATTGCTTCGTCCGCATCGCGCGCCTCGACGGGATCGGATCCGCCTTCCTGCACCATGTCCATCAGTCATCTCTGCGGCTTCAATACCCTGCTTTGCCGAGAGAACAAACCTATTGTCAAATAGCTTGCGACGTCAGCCAATCGGCGAACACCTTTGACAGCCGCCGCTGGCTGCCGGCTTTTGGATAGGCGAGGTAGTGGCCGATGTAGCGGTTGTCGCGGCTGTTGCTGAACGGGCGAACCAGACGCCCGCTGTCCAGCTCGCGCCTTGCCAGAGTGTTGGACTCCAACGCCACTCCCAGCCCGTTTGCCGCGGCGTCGACTGCCAGAAAGCTTCTATCGAAGCTCATGGCCGGGAGGGGCGGGGGGCCGAGGTTATTAAGTTCGAACCAGTCGATCCACTGAATTCTTTTCAGGTCGCTGCGGATGAGGGGAAGACGCGCCAGGTCCCGCGGGTTTTTCAGTCGTTCAGGCATCTTTGGAGAACACAGCGGAGAAATGATCTCTTCTCCAAGCGGCACAACGATCAAATCTTCTCTGTTCGATGGTTCGCCGTAAACGATGTCGACATCGAAGAGGCCGTCCACGAAACGCGCATAGTTTGTGCTTGCCGCCACCCGGACCTCAACCCCCTCGTTCTTGCCCAGGAAGTCGGGAAGACGTGCCGAGAGCACCTGCGCGGCGTAGCTCGGCGCGCAGTGAACCCGCAGCAGGTGGGTCTTGTTGGATGAAATCATCTCAACACCGCGACGAAGCTCTTCGAATGCGTTGGATGCATGGGAGAGGAGTGTCTGCCCTGCGAGGGTAAGGGTGACCTTGCGTGTGCTCCGTTCAAACAGGGATATGCCAAGGTCACGCTCGAGCTTTGCAATGGCGTGACTTACGGCGCTGGGTGACAGGTGCAGCTCCTCGGCTGCAGCGCGAAAAGACGCCAGCCTGGCTGCGGCTTCAAAGATGCGGACCGCGGAGAGCGAGGCCATCTGCAACATCGGATTAGTGAACCAGATTCACCCACCGTTGTAAACTTCGCGTTTGTCGAATGGCGTCAACTCGATCAGTTTCGACCCCGCAAGCCAACTGACTTGCCGAAGATTTGCCAGATGCTGGGACGCATCGGGAGGAGATTACATGTTACTCAATGGGAAGACCGCGGTCATTTCGGGCGCGGCGAGCAGGCGCGGCATCGGCCGTGCGACGGCGCAGCTTTTCGCCGAGCATGGCGCTCGCGTCGCCATCCTCGATATCGACGCTGACGCTGCTGCGCAGGCGGCCGCGTCGCTGCCCAGCGTCAAGGCCGGTAGCCACGTGGGATTGCGCTGCGACGTCGCCGACAAGGCATCCTGCGCCGAGGCCGCATCCAAGGTGATCGCCTCCTTCGGTTCGATAAACGCGCTCGTCAACAATGCCGGCATCACCCAGCCGGTCGGCACGCTCGATATCACCGAAGCCGACTGGCAGCGGATCGTCGCGGTCAACATGACCGGGGTACTCTTCCTCAGCCAGGCCTTCATCCCCTACATGCGCGACAATGGTGGCGGATCGATTGCCTGCATGTCCTCGGTGTCGGCGCAGCGGGGCGGCGGCATCTTCGGCGGACCTCATTACTCCGCAGCCAAGGCAGGCGTGCTCGGCCTTGCCAAAGCGATGGCCCGCGAATTCGGTCCAGCCGGCATTCGCGTCAACTCCGTCACGCCTGGCCTCATCCAGACGGATATCACGGGTGGCAAGCTCACCGATGAGATGCGCGCCGACATCATCAAGGGCATCCCTCTGAGCCGGCTCGGAGAGGCGGCCGACGTCGCGAACATCTATCTGTTCCTGGCCTCTGATCTGTCGGCCTACGTCACCGGCGCGGTCATCGACGTCAACGGCGGCATGCTGATCCACTGAGGTTCAATCCGAAGAGAGACCCACATGAGCCAGATTGGCCACAATATCAGCCTGACAGAGCGCGCCCGGCGCATCCGCCGTCACGCGCTGCGCATGGGCGAAGTGCAGGGGCAGGGTTACATCGCCCAAGCGCTCGGCGTCGCCGATGTCCTTGCCGTGTCCTACTTCCACGCCACGAACTACCGGCCGGAAGATCCGGAATGGGACGGCCGCGACAGGTTCCTGCTGTCGATCGGCCACTATGCGATCGCGCTTTATGCAGCTCTGATCGAAGCCAAGATCATTCCCGAGGACGAGCTGGAAACCTACGGCACGGATGACAGCCGATTGCCGATGTCCGGCATGGCCGCCTACACGCCCGGCATGGAAATCACCGGCGGATCGCTCGGCCATGGCCTCGGAATTGCTGTCGGCATGGCCTTGGCGCTGAAGCGGAAGAAATCGTCCTCTTTCGTCTACAACCTGTTTTCCGACGGCGAACTCGATGAAGGTTCGACCTGGGAGGCCGCGATGTCGGCCGGCTCCTATAAGCTCGACAATCTGATCGGCATCGTCGACGTCAATCAGATGCAGGCCGACGGCCCGTCGATCGGTGTGCTCAATTTCGAACCGCTTGCCGCCAAATTCGAAGCCTTCGGCTGGTTCGTGCAGCGGGTCGACGGCAACGATATCGGCGCGCTGGTCGAGGCCTTCGACGCTGCTCGTCACCACGCCGAGCCGAAGCCTCGCATCATCATATGCGACACGAAGATGGCGAAGGGGGTGCCCTTCCTCGAGGCGCGCGATCGAAACCACTTCCTGCGCGTCGAACCCCACGAATGGGCCGAGGCCCTCAGGATCATCGATGCGGGAGTGGAAGCATGAGGCGTTCGAAGTACATCCGGCCTGCGCATCTTGAAAGCGGCGTCGACAAGCCCCGCCTGACGACGTCGGCGATGATCGCATCGATTGCCGGTCCCGATCAGCCGACGAGACCGGCACCCTTCGGCAACGCGCTTGCCGCCCTGGCGCGGAAGGACGACCGAATTGTCGGCATGTCAGCCGACCTCGCGAAATACACGGACCTTCATGTGTTCCGTGCTGCCCATCCCGACCGCTTCTACCAGATGGGAATGGCGGAACAGCTGCTGATGATGTCGGCGGCGGGCATGGCGCGCGAGGGCTTTCAGCCTTGGGTGACGACATATGCCGTCTTCGCGTCCCGGCGGGCCTACGACTTCATCTGCCTGGCGATTGCCGAAGAGATGCTTGATGTGAAGATCGTCTGCGCCCTCCCGGGCCTGACGACGGGATATGGGCCGAGCCACCAGGCGACGGAAGATCTCGCAATGTTCCGCGGCATGCCGAACCTGACGATCGTCGATCCGTGCGATGCGAGCGAGATCGAGCAGGCGGTTCCGGCGATCGCCGCCCATAGGGGGCCGGTCTACATGCGCCTGCTGCGCGGCAACGTTCCGCTGGTTCTGGAGGAATACGGCTACAAGTTCGAACTCGGGAAGGCCAAGCTCCTCCGGGATGGCAAGGACACTCTCATAATCTCGTCGGGCCTGATGACGATGCGCGCGCTCGAGGCTGCCAAGCAGCTTCGAAACGACGGCGTCGACGCTGCCGTCCTGCACGTCCCGACCATAAAGCCGCTCGATGAGGCGACGATCGTCGCCGAGTGCCGCAAAGGTGGGCGGCTCGTGGTCGTGGCCGAGAACCACACCGTCATAGGCGGCCTTGGAGAGGCAGTCGCCGGGACGTTGTTGCGTGCCGGCGTCGCACCGCCGGCCTTCCGCCAGATCGGCCTGCCCGACCAGTTCCTGGAGGCGGGCGCCTTGCCGACGCTCCATGACCAATACGGCCTGTCGACCGGGAAGGTGACGGAGGCAGTCAAGACCTGGCTCTCGACCTGACGATGTCGGCCGGTTGAGGAGATGACGGTCGTCTAAACAAGCTTGTGATGGAGGATGAAATGAGCTTGCAGATGAACAGAAGATTTTTCCTGGCGACTGCCACTGCTGCGCTCGCGGCCCCGGCAATCGTGCTTTCAAGCCGATCCGCCAGCGCTGCCGCCACGACCCTGACCCTTGGCCACGGCGCCGCTCCCGGCAATCCCAGAACCGTGGCCGCGGATAAGTTCGCGGAACTCGTCAAGCAGAAGACCGGAGGTCGTATCCAGATCAACGTCGCAGGCGCCGAGACTCTTGGCAGCGACTCCGCGATGCTCACCAGTCTCAGGACAGGCGCGCTGGATTTCACCGCCAACAGCCAGGGCGCAACTTCGGCGATCGTTCCGGAGCTCAGCGCGCTCGGCCTGCCGTTTCTGTTCGAAAACACCGACAAGGCGATGGCCGTCCTGAACGGTCCAGTGGGGGCCGAGCTCAACCGGCGCTTCGAAGCGGTCGGAGTCGTACCGCTCGACTGGTGGGACAACGGCATCCGGCACCTGACGAACTCGAAGCGGAAGGTGGCTTCGCCTGCCGACCTAGCGGGCATGAAAATCAGGACGCCGGCCGATCCGATGACAATCGACATCTTCCAGGCATTGGGAGCAGGCACCGAACAAATCGCCTTCGGCGAGCTCTACATCGCCCTGCAGCAAGGTGTTGTCGACGGGCAGGAGAATCCGCTCGCCAATATCGAAAGCTCGAAGCTTCACGAGGTCAACAAATTCATCAGCCTGACCGCCCACAAATGGGAATCCACACCGTTCCTGATGTCGAAGATTGCTCAGGCCCGCTTGGGGTCTGATTTAGAGTCGGTCAAGGCCGCGGCAAAGGAGGCGGGTGCTCTGCAGCGGAAGCTCTCGAACGAGAAGGCCGCTGAGGTGCTCGAGAACTTCAAGAAGAACGCCGCGGTCGAGGTCGTGGAAGTCGATCACGATGCTTTCGTCAAGGCGACCGCTTCCGTCGCGGACACCTGGAAGAAGAAGCCGTTCGGCGATTTTGTCACCCAGGTGGAAGCGGCGGCGAGGGGCTGAGGCTCCTCCCCAAGATCCGGAGGCCTCATGAGCAGGTTTTATTCAGCCGTCGATCTGGTCGCCGGTATCATCGTCATCTTAGCCAGGTCGGTCATCATCGTCAGCGGCATCGCGCTGACGGTGGTCACCACGGCCAATGTCATCGCTCGATATGTTTCGGCGAGTGGGGGACTGTCGTTCGCCCAGGAGCTGCCGATGCTGATGTTTCCATGGTTCATCATCGCCGGGATCATCATTGCGGCCCACGCGGGCGGGCATATGGCCGTCGAATGGCTCTACGAAAAGCTCGACGGCAGTGCTCGGACGACTGCCCTCATCGTAGCGAACGCGATCAGCGTCGCCGCATTTCTGGTGCTGGCGTATCAGGCGACCGTGGTGGCCGAGATCGCCGGGGCAGAACACAGCCCCGTTCTGCAGCTTCCGAACAGCATTGGATACTATTCGCTGTCGATCGGCGCGGTGCTCGTGTCCATCGTCACCATCGCTGCGACCGTCCGCGTTCTCCGCCTCGGCTGGGATCACCGCCTCGAAATCAAGCCGGAGGAGATCGCGCTATGACACTCGTGATGATCGTTTCCTTCTGCGTTCTCATGGTCCTCGCGGTTCCCGTCGGCTATGGGCTGATCATTGCAGCGGGGCTTGGAGTCCTGTTCAACGGTTACGTCCCGCTCTCGGTGGTCGCCCAGCAGGTCTACGACCAGACCCAGTCCTTCCCGATGCTGGCGCTTCCGTTCTTCATGCTTGCAGGCACGCTGATGCTTGGCGGCGAACTGGGGCGTCAGCTCCTGGAACTCGCCTCACGCGCCATGCGGCGGTGGCGCGGTGGACCGCTTTCGACCACGGTCGTATCCTCGGTCGTCTTTGGCGGCGTATCCGGTTCGGCCGTGGCGAATGCGAGTGCGCTCGGCTCCGTTCTCATCCCCTGGCAGAAGAAGCACGGGTTTCCGCCGGCACTCTGCGCCGCCAACAATGCGACCTCCGCTGTCATCGACGTCCTCATCCCGCCGTCGATTCCAATGATCCTCTACGCTCTGATCAGCGGCGTCAGCGTCGGCGACCTCTTCATCTCTGGCATTGTTCCAGGGTTGATCATGGCGGCGAGCTTCGTGTTCGTTTGCTGGTACGTGTCAGTAAGGCGAGGGTATGCCATTGAGGCCGTGAAGGTCCGCAAGCGCGAGCTGGCGCGGCTGGCAGTGCAAAGCTTCCCGGCAATCCTGCTGCCGATCCTGATCATCGTCTTTCTGCGGTCCGGCCTGGCGACGCCGACAGAGGTCTCGGTCCTGTCGGTCGTCTACTCGCTGCTGCTCAGCATCCTCTTCTACCGTGACCTGACCTGGAAACGCTTCTGCGAGAACATGGTGGAGGCGGGCGTCGCGACGGGTGTCGTCATGCTCGTGATCATGGGCAGCGCGGCGGTCGGCTGGGTTCTGACGTTCGATCAGGCTCCGCAGCACATGGCCGAATGGGTCTCGACGCACATCTCCAGCCCGATCGTGATCATTCTGATGATGAACCTGATCATGCTGGTGGTCGGCATGCCGCTCGACATGCCGCCGGCGATCCTCCTGCTCGGGCCGATCTTCGTTCCTCTGGCCGATTCCATCGGTCTCGACCGGGTCCAGCTTGGCCTGATGATGGTCATCAACCTCGGGATCGGACTCTACACGCCGCCGATTGGCACGACCCTGTTCATCTCGTCGTCGATCGCAAAGGCGCCGCTGGGAACGACGACCAGCGAACTCTGGCCGTATTTCGGGATGGCCGTGCTCCTCCTTCTCGCGGTCAGCTTCGTGCCGGCGCTGACGATCTACTGAGGAGCGTTCGATGAGTGAAACATCCAAGAACGTCATCACCGTCCGAGGGCTTACAAAGTCCTACGGTGCGACCTCGGTCCTCAAAGGCGTCGCCTTCTCCGTTGCTCGCGGGGAGGTTCACGCGCTGCTTGGCGGTAACGGCGCCGGCAAGTCGACGATGATCAAGATCATCACCGGCGCGGCCTCGCGCAACGATGGAGAGATTCGCTTCTTCGACAGCGGGGGCAGCGAACGCAGCGAGGCCGATGGCAGGGCGAAGGTCGCGGTCGTGCACCAGGAACTTGCGCTTCTGCCGCATCTGACCGTCGCCGAAAACATTGCCCTGCCGCATCAACGGAGAGGTATGGGCTTGTTTCGGCGTACCGCCGCAACGGGACAGGCCTACGACGCGCTGCGAATGATCGACCAGGATTTCGCCGCCAAGTCTTTGCACAGGCTCGTTGGGAGCCTCAGCCTCCACGAAGGGCAGATGGTCGAAATTGCCAGGGCTCTTTCTTCGGGTGCGGAATTGATCCTCCTCGACGAGCCGACTGCCAATCTCACAACTCTTGAGACGGAGAGGCTGTTTGCGGTCCTGAGGCGGCTGACCCGGGATACCGGTCTTTCGGTCGTGTTCGTCTCGCACCGGATGAAGGAGATCAGGCAGATCGCCAATGTCTGCACGATCATCCGCGACGGCCGGACGGTGGTCGATCGTCGGCCGATGGAAGAGCTGACGGACGCCGGCATCATCGAAAAGATGGGGCAGGTGGCAGCCTCTCATGCACCGGAACGGGCGCTGCGGCCCGACTACCGGTCGGACGCCTCCGCTGCGACGGACACTATTACCATCGAGGAGGCAGGTTTCAGACTGGAACTGCAGCCAGGCACCGTGCTCGGCGTGGCCGGCGCACCGGCTGGACCGGCAGCACTGATCGAAGCGCTGACGGGCGCCGCCCGGAAGAAGCGATGGACGGTTGCGCGTGCGGGATGGCCGGACCAGCTCCGATCGCCGCGCAAGGCCGCCCGCCTGGGAGCGGGATATGTGACCGGCGATCGCGCAAACAAGGGAGTCCTCCACAGTCTTCCGATCATCGATAACGTCATGGCGTCCCGCCGTGTGACCAGAGGCGCGCTCCTCGCCGGCGGCTCTGAAGGGGGCGAATGCCTCGATCT
It encodes the following:
- a CDS encoding response regulator, whose protein sequence is MDMVQEGGSDPVEARDADEAIAILEARRDITIVFTDADLPRSMNGLKLAAAIRDRWPPIEIIITAGHFRLDDSDIENRVLSEAIRSRTGRGGFEQDVGLM
- a CDS encoding TRAP transporter substrate-binding protein, producing MSLQMNRRFFLATATAALAAPAIVLSSRSASAAATTLTLGHGAAPGNPRTVAADKFAELVKQKTGGRIQINVAGAETLGSDSAMLTSLRTGALDFTANSQGATSAIVPELSALGLPFLFENTDKAMAVLNGPVGAELNRRFEAVGVVPLDWWDNGIRHLTNSKRKVASPADLAGMKIRTPADPMTIDIFQALGAGTEQIAFGELYIALQQGVVDGQENPLANIESSKLHEVNKFISLTAHKWESTPFLMSKIAQARLGSDLESVKAAAKEAGALQRKLSNEKAAEVLENFKKNAAVEVVEVDHDAFVKATASVADTWKKKPFGDFVTQVEAAARG
- a CDS encoding LysR substrate-binding domain-containing protein, coding for MLQMASLSAVRIFEAAARLASFRAAAEELHLSPSAVSHAIAKLERDLGISLFERSTRKVTLTLAGQTLLSHASNAFEELRRGVEMISSNKTHLLRVHCAPSYAAQVLSARLPDFLGKNEGVEVRVAASTNYARFVDGLFDVDIVYGEPSNREDLIVVPLGEEIISPLCSPKMPERLKNPRDLARLPLIRSDLKRIQWIDWFELNNLGPPPLPAMSFDRSFLAVDAAANGLGVALESNTLARRELDSGRLVRPFSNSRDNRYIGHYLAYPKAGSQRRLSKVFADWLTSQAI
- a CDS encoding transketolase family protein — encoded protein: MRRSKYIRPAHLESGVDKPRLTTSAMIASIAGPDQPTRPAPFGNALAALARKDDRIVGMSADLAKYTDLHVFRAAHPDRFYQMGMAEQLLMMSAAGMAREGFQPWVTTYAVFASRRAYDFICLAIAEEMLDVKIVCALPGLTTGYGPSHQATEDLAMFRGMPNLTIVDPCDASEIEQAVPAIAAHRGPVYMRLLRGNVPLVLEEYGYKFELGKAKLLRDGKDTLIISSGLMTMRALEAAKQLRNDGVDAAVLHVPTIKPLDEATIVAECRKGGRLVVVAENHTVIGGLGEAVAGTLLRAGVAPPAFRQIGLPDQFLEAGALPTLHDQYGLSTGKVTEAVKTWLST
- a CDS encoding SDR family NAD(P)-dependent oxidoreductase produces the protein MLLNGKTAVISGAASRRGIGRATAQLFAEHGARVAILDIDADAAAQAAASLPSVKAGSHVGLRCDVADKASCAEAASKVIASFGSINALVNNAGITQPVGTLDITEADWQRIVAVNMTGVLFLSQAFIPYMRDNGGGSIACMSSVSAQRGGGIFGGPHYSAAKAGVLGLAKAMAREFGPAGIRVNSVTPGLIQTDITGGKLTDEMRADIIKGIPLSRLGEAADVANIYLFLASDLSAYVTGAVIDVNGGMLIH
- a CDS encoding sugar ABC transporter ATP-binding protein, whose amino-acid sequence is MSETSKNVITVRGLTKSYGATSVLKGVAFSVARGEVHALLGGNGAGKSTMIKIITGAASRNDGEIRFFDSGGSERSEADGRAKVAVVHQELALLPHLTVAENIALPHQRRGMGLFRRTAATGQAYDALRMIDQDFAAKSLHRLVGSLSLHEGQMVEIARALSSGAELILLDEPTANLTTLETERLFAVLRRLTRDTGLSVVFVSHRMKEIRQIANVCTIIRDGRTVVDRRPMEELTDAGIIEKMGQVAASHAPERALRPDYRSDASAATDTITIEEAGFRLELQPGTVLGVAGAPAGPAALIEALTGAARKKRWTVARAGWPDQLRSPRKAARLGAGYVTGDRANKGVLHSLPIIDNVMASRRVTRGALLAGGSEGGECLDLLKALKVKAASVWDLPSTLSGGTQQKLLLARWLGLPSRLLVLEEPTRGVDIGTKREIYQLIRQMAASGTVIVWWSTENVELLEVCDRVIAFDTEGGCAGVMDRDDFSEEKLVTLTGMAA
- a CDS encoding transketolase, whose protein sequence is MSQIGHNISLTERARRIRRHALRMGEVQGQGYIAQALGVADVLAVSYFHATNYRPEDPEWDGRDRFLLSIGHYAIALYAALIEAKIIPEDELETYGTDDSRLPMSGMAAYTPGMEITGGSLGHGLGIAVGMALALKRKKSSSFVYNLFSDGELDEGSTWEAAMSAGSYKLDNLIGIVDVNQMQADGPSIGVLNFEPLAAKFEAFGWFVQRVDGNDIGALVEAFDAARHHAEPKPRIIICDTKMAKGVPFLEARDRNHFLRVEPHEWAEALRIIDAGVEA
- a CDS encoding TRAP transporter small permease subunit, whose amino-acid sequence is MSRFYSAVDLVAGIIVILARSVIIVSGIALTVVTTANVIARYVSASGGLSFAQELPMLMFPWFIIAGIIIAAHAGGHMAVEWLYEKLDGSARTTALIVANAISVAAFLVLAYQATVVAEIAGAEHSPVLQLPNSIGYYSLSIGAVLVSIVTIAATVRVLRLGWDHRLEIKPEEIAL
- a CDS encoding TRAP transporter large permease subunit, producing MTLVMIVSFCVLMVLAVPVGYGLIIAAGLGVLFNGYVPLSVVAQQVYDQTQSFPMLALPFFMLAGTLMLGGELGRQLLELASRAMRRWRGGPLSTTVVSSVVFGGVSGSAVANASALGSVLIPWQKKHGFPPALCAANNATSAVIDVLIPPSIPMILYALISGVSVGDLFISGIVPGLIMAASFVFVCWYVSVRRGYAIEAVKVRKRELARLAVQSFPAILLPILIIVFLRSGLATPTEVSVLSVVYSLLLSILFYRDLTWKRFCENMVEAGVATGVVMLVIMGSAAVGWVLTFDQAPQHMAEWVSTHISSPIVIILMMNLIMLVVGMPLDMPPAILLLGPIFVPLADSIGLDRVQLGLMMVINLGIGLYTPPIGTTLFISSSIAKAPLGTTTSELWPYFGMAVLLLLAVSFVPALTIY